One genomic segment of uncultured Ilyobacter sp. includes these proteins:
- a CDS encoding MATE family efflux transporter has translation MKKVNRLTEGPISKLLISLAIPIMGSSFLQMAYGLVDMLWIGRLGSNAIAGIGTAMFFVNFGYALNSMVVTGAGIKVSHSIGSKDYKDAEECIKNAFLVNFIMFICFISGLIFFRDDLIGYFQLNNKEVESMAKTYLVITGLGLGFKFSNFLFTRILNSFGESKLPFKINAVGVILNIILDPLLIFVLDMGVAGAALATIISQALNMFLFWRASRDYFSIKNLFSYELNKIKEILNLGLPIAVQRVLFTGFGILIAKIIAKWGPDAIAAQKIGLQIESIAYMTAGGLYGAVASFIGQNYGAKKYKRISEGYKTAFLMAGIIGGIATFLFVVFPEELIKIFIREGRAVDIGVNYLRIIGVSQFFMCIEIISNASFSGIGRPKIPSTVSIIFTGMRIPIAYYLSHESRMGINGVWISIALTSIFKGIILSGLFLRSLRKIYINVRGEGLWT, from the coding sequence ATGAAAAAAGTAAATAGATTAACAGAGGGACCCATAAGTAAGTTGCTCATATCACTAGCGATACCGATAATGGGGTCTTCCTTTTTACAAATGGCATATGGACTAGTTGATATGCTGTGGATAGGTAGACTAGGAAGCAATGCCATAGCAGGAATAGGGACAGCAATGTTTTTTGTAAATTTTGGATATGCCCTCAACTCTATGGTGGTAACAGGTGCCGGTATAAAGGTGTCCCACAGTATAGGATCTAAGGATTATAAAGACGCCGAAGAATGCATAAAAAATGCTTTTCTTGTAAATTTTATAATGTTTATCTGCTTTATAAGTGGTTTAATATTTTTTAGAGACGACCTAATAGGTTATTTTCAACTGAATAATAAAGAAGTAGAGAGTATGGCAAAAACATACCTTGTAATAACTGGATTGGGACTTGGATTTAAGTTTTCAAATTTTCTTTTTACAAGAATTCTAAATAGTTTTGGAGAAAGTAAACTTCCATTTAAAATAAATGCAGTGGGTGTAATTTTAAATATTATACTAGATCCATTACTTATATTTGTACTAGATATGGGGGTTGCAGGTGCTGCACTGGCCACCATAATATCCCAGGCACTGAACATGTTTTTATTTTGGAGGGCCTCTAGGGATTATTTCTCCATAAAAAACCTGTTCAGCTATGAATTAAACAAGATAAAAGAAATACTGAATTTGGGACTGCCCATCGCAGTGCAAAGAGTTCTCTTTACCGGATTTGGGATACTCATAGCAAAAATAATAGCTAAATGGGGGCCAGATGCAATAGCTGCTCAGAAGATAGGACTTCAAATAGAATCTATAGCTTATATGACTGCCGGTGGACTCTATGGTGCCGTAGCTAGTTTTATAGGTCAAAATTACGGGGCTAAAAAGTATAAAAGAATATCAGAAGGTTATAAAACAGCCTTTTTAATGGCTGGTATTATCGGAGGAATTGCAACTTTTCTCTTTGTAGTTTTCCCAGAGGAACTTATAAAGATATTTATAAGAGAAGGCAGGGCAGTGGATATAGGTGTAAATTATCTAAGGATAATAGGAGTGTCACAGTTTTTCATGTGCATTGAAATAATAAGCAACGCTTCATTCAGCGGTATTGGAAGACCTAAAATCCCCTCTACAGTCAGCATAATTTTTACAGGGATGAGGATACCTATAGCCTACTATCTGTCTCATGAATCTAGGATGGGCATAAACGGCGTCTGGATTAGTATAGCCTTGACCAGTATTTTCAAAGGAATTATTCTTTCAGGATTATTTTTAAGAAGCTTAAGAAAAATTTATATCAATGTCAGGGGAGAGGGATTATGGACTTAA
- the gshAB gene encoding bifunctional glutamate--cysteine ligase GshA/glutathione synthetase GshB has translation MDLNFRDLIKKTNLESFLTKGNFGLEKENLRVDKDGRLALTPHPEEFGDKLKNPYITIDFSESQLEMITPSFETVEKAYTFLENIHDIVSTSLKNEYLWPQSIPPILPEEDEIPIGVFHGEEGKLNKEYRERLSKKYGKKLQLLSGIHYNFSFSDKFLEKLYDEISDNSEFQNFQNFKNQLYLKIARNHFRYGWIFIYLFGASSPIHATYRRECIEKMSQLKDDSYYFEDTLSFRNGICGYKNIDEIYVSHSNITEYVSDIKGLIKKDILQEAKEYYSSIRLKSKKKTKILDSLEKDGVEYLEFRSLDLNPFSRIGVDIFDLEFVHLFIIYLLLKDETTEFGEGQYKSSVKNQELLATMGRNKELLLDKDGKSSITARKWAGEIIDEMTSYFDELGILSEKYREIINFQKDKIENEDKHYVSRLLKGIKEEGFINFHLEKAKKSLEESRKKSFALKGYEDLELSTQIVLKEAIKRGVKFEIVDRSENFVLLDNGVKKEYIKQATKTSLDSYITALIMENKVVTKRVLADNGIVVPRGENYDDPSEAKADYLDYKNTGTVVKPKSTNFGLGISIFKAGFSRSDYEKAVDMAFSEDRSILVEEFVEGKEYRFFVIGDETVGILHRVPANVIGDGEKSIEELVEIKNRSHLRGKGYKTPLEKIVLGEAEKMFLEAQGKNIKYIPHKKEKVFLRENSNISTGGDSIDYTDDIPDVYKDIAVKASKSAGAVICGVDMMIKDIKNPDPKGNYGVIEINFNPAIHIHCYPYVGKNRELGVKILDALGF, from the coding sequence ATGGACTTAAATTTCAGAGATTTAATAAAAAAAACAAACTTAGAATCTTTTTTAACAAAGGGAAACTTCGGTCTGGAAAAAGAAAACCTGAGGGTGGACAAAGACGGGCGGTTAGCTCTCACCCCTCACCCGGAAGAGTTTGGTGACAAGCTCAAAAATCCATATATAACTATTGATTTTTCAGAAAGCCAGCTGGAAATGATAACTCCTAGTTTTGAAACTGTTGAAAAGGCCTATACTTTCCTGGAAAATATACACGATATTGTGAGTACGTCATTAAAAAATGAGTATTTATGGCCGCAGAGCATTCCACCTATTCTACCTGAAGAGGACGAGATTCCAATAGGGGTCTTCCACGGAGAAGAGGGAAAACTCAACAAGGAATACAGAGAGCGGCTTTCGAAAAAATACGGTAAGAAACTTCAGCTTTTATCAGGGATACATTATAATTTTTCTTTTTCAGATAAATTTTTGGAAAAACTCTACGATGAGATTTCAGATAATTCAGAGTTTCAAAACTTTCAAAACTTTAAAAATCAACTCTACCTTAAAATAGCAAGAAATCACTTTAGATACGGATGGATTTTCATCTATCTCTTCGGGGCTAGTTCTCCTATACACGCTACTTATAGAAGAGAATGTATAGAAAAAATGTCCCAATTAAAGGACGATTCCTATTATTTTGAGGACACACTTTCTTTTAGAAACGGAATATGCGGCTATAAAAATATAGATGAAATTTATGTTTCCCACAGTAATATCACAGAATATGTCTCTGACATAAAAGGGCTCATAAAGAAAGATATCCTACAAGAAGCCAAAGAGTACTACAGCTCCATAAGACTTAAATCCAAAAAAAAGACAAAAATACTAGATTCTCTCGAAAAAGACGGAGTAGAATACCTAGAATTCAGGTCTCTTGACCTAAATCCTTTCAGCAGAATAGGTGTCGACATCTTTGATTTGGAATTTGTGCACCTGTTTATTATTTACCTTCTTTTAAAGGATGAAACCACTGAGTTCGGTGAAGGTCAGTATAAGAGTTCAGTCAAAAACCAAGAACTTCTAGCGACAATGGGAAGAAATAAAGAGCTCCTTTTAGACAAAGATGGAAAAAGCTCAATAACTGCTAGAAAATGGGCCGGAGAAATCATCGATGAGATGACAAGCTACTTTGACGAACTTGGTATTTTGAGTGAAAAATACAGGGAGATAATCAATTTTCAAAAAGATAAAATTGAGAACGAAGATAAACACTATGTTTCACGTCTTCTAAAAGGCATAAAAGAGGAAGGATTTATCAATTTTCATTTAGAAAAAGCTAAAAAATCCCTTGAAGAGAGCAGGAAGAAAAGTTTTGCCCTAAAAGGCTACGAAGATTTAGAACTTTCAACTCAGATAGTATTGAAAGAGGCTATAAAAAGAGGTGTTAAGTTCGAGATCGTAGACAGAAGTGAAAACTTTGTGCTCTTAGACAACGGAGTAAAAAAAGAATACATCAAACAGGCCACAAAGACCTCGCTGGACTCATATATTACGGCACTTATAATGGAAAACAAAGTGGTCACAAAAAGAGTGCTTGCAGATAACGGCATAGTGGTTCCGAGGGGTGAAAACTACGATGATCCTTCTGAGGCTAAGGCAGACTACCTAGACTACAAAAATACGGGTACGGTAGTAAAACCAAAATCCACAAATTTTGGCTTGGGGATAAGTATTTTTAAGGCCGGATTTAGCAGAAGTGATTATGAAAAGGCAGTGGATATGGCCTTTAGTGAGGACCGTTCTATACTAGTAGAGGAGTTTGTAGAAGGTAAGGAGTACAGATTTTTTGTAATAGGTGACGAAACGGTGGGCATCCTTCACAGAGTGCCGGCAAATGTAATCGGTGATGGAGAGAAGAGTATAGAGGAACTGGTGGAAATCAAAAACAGAAGTCACCTCAGAGGAAAAGGATACAAAACTCCTCTGGAAAAAATAGTGCTTGGAGAAGCAGAAAAGATGTTTTTAGAGGCTCAAGGGAAGAATATTAAATATATTCCTCACAAAAAAGAAAAGGTTTTCTTGAGAGAAAATTCAAATATAAGCACAGGGGGAGACAGCATCGACTACACAGATGATATCCCTGATGTGTACAAGGATATCGCTGTAAAAGCCTCCAAATCAGCAGGAGCTGTAATCTGTGGTGTGGACATGATGATAAAAGACATAAAAAATCCAGACCCAAAGGGCAACTACGGGGTTATAGAGATAAACTTTAATCCTGCAATACATATCCACTGCTATCCCTATGTCGGTAAAAACAGGGAGCTCGGTGTAAAAATATTGGATGCCCTAGGATTTTGA
- a CDS encoding VOC family protein translates to MKYKLEHGCIRVKDLEKSLDFYEKALGLTEVKRKDFPEHKFTLVYLSDEDNNFEIELTYNYDTEKPYDLGNGFSHFALTVEELEESHKRHIAMGYEVGDLRGLPGENPMYYFVKDPDGYAIEIIRAR, encoded by the coding sequence ATGAAGTATAAGTTAGAACACGGTTGTATCAGAGTAAAGGATTTAGAAAAATCTTTAGATTTTTATGAAAAAGCTTTAGGATTAACTGAGGTAAAAAGAAAGGATTTTCCAGAACATAAATTTACACTGGTGTACTTGAGCGACGAAGACAATAATTTTGAGATAGAACTGACGTATAACTACGACACTGAAAAACCTTATGATCTAGGAAATGGTTTTAGTCATTTTGCCCTGACGGTAGAGGAGCTAGAAGAATCACATAAAAGACATATAGCTATGGGTTATGAGGTCGGAGACCTTAGAGGGCTACCTGGAGAGAACCCAATGTACTACTTTGTAAAAGATCCAGACGGATATGCCATCGAAATAATCAGAGCAAGATAA
- the pepV gene encoding dipeptidase PepV, which yields MVLQKKVIEYKKDVIQSIIESVQIKSIEEPPLPGKPFGHGPAKALSYFLKLGESMGFKVKNFDNYAGHIDYGNGDEIVGILGHVDVVPEGEGWDHDPYGGDIIDGKIYGRGTTDNKGPMITCLYAMKALKESGIKINKKIRMILGANEETGWEGIENYFNVYKMPQPDLAFTPDADFPLIFAEKGILRLSLKKKIRGIKNISLTGGTVVNSVPETATLKIPLMLLDSKYNIMNFHLKFNYNKNYKIDLEFSKDFLTIISHGKSCHAMSPQDGYNAISALFCFLNKIYICDDEFKSVLRFFQERIKMEYDGTSLGVNCSDEDSGGLTLNIGTTFLEDEILNFLIDIRYPVTISSKNISNKITWSAKKYGIDLEIIEDKKPLHVSKDSFLVTTLMNCYKDITGDIDAIPLATGGGTYARAVKNGVAFGALLKGQEDNMHQINEYLEVDKIDTWLKIYAEAIYRLAK from the coding sequence ATGGTTTTACAAAAAAAAGTTATAGAGTACAAAAAAGATGTGATTCAATCTATAATAGAATCAGTTCAAATTAAAAGTATAGAAGAACCCCCTTTGCCTGGGAAGCCATTTGGACACGGTCCTGCAAAAGCTTTGAGCTATTTTTTAAAACTCGGAGAAAGTATGGGGTTTAAAGTTAAAAATTTTGACAACTATGCAGGACATATTGATTATGGAAACGGGGATGAAATAGTTGGCATACTGGGTCATGTTGATGTCGTTCCAGAAGGGGAAGGATGGGATCACGATCCATATGGTGGAGATATAATAGATGGAAAAATATATGGCAGAGGTACTACGGACAATAAGGGGCCTATGATTACATGTCTTTATGCTATGAAAGCTCTAAAAGAATCTGGTATTAAAATTAATAAAAAAATCAGAATGATTTTAGGCGCTAATGAGGAAACCGGATGGGAAGGTATTGAAAATTATTTTAATGTTTATAAGATGCCTCAGCCGGATCTTGCCTTTACTCCCGATGCTGATTTCCCTTTGATTTTTGCAGAAAAGGGCATTCTCAGATTGAGCCTTAAGAAAAAAATAAGAGGAATAAAAAATATAAGTTTAACCGGCGGAACAGTTGTTAACTCTGTCCCTGAAACAGCAACCTTAAAAATCCCTCTGATGCTGTTAGATTCAAAATATAACATTATGAATTTTCACTTGAAATTTAATTATAATAAAAACTATAAAATCGATCTTGAATTTTCAAAAGATTTTCTGACTATCATTTCACATGGGAAATCCTGTCATGCCATGAGTCCTCAAGACGGCTATAATGCAATTTCAGCTCTATTTTGTTTTTTAAACAAAATTTATATTTGTGATGATGAATTTAAATCTGTCTTAAGATTTTTCCAAGAAAGAATAAAAATGGAATATGACGGCACCTCATTGGGGGTAAATTGTTCAGATGAAGATTCAGGTGGCCTAACTCTTAATATTGGAACAACATTTTTAGAAGATGAAATTTTAAATTTTTTAATAGATATAAGATACCCTGTGACCATAAGCTCTAAAAATATATCAAATAAAATAACTTGGTCCGCTAAGAAATATGGAATAGATCTTGAGATTATTGAAGACAAAAAACCTCTTCATGTTTCAAAAGACAGTTTTCTTGTAACTACTCTGATGAATTGCTACAAAGATATCACTGGAGATATAGATGCAATTCCATTAGCTACAGGTGGAGGAACTTATGCCAGAGCCGTGAAAAACGGAGTAGCTTTTGGAGCTCTTTTAAAAGGTCAGGAAGATAATATGCACCAAATAAACGAATATTTGGAAGTAGACAAAATCGATACATGGCTAAAAATTTATGCTGAAGCTATTTATCGTCTTGCAAAATAA
- a CDS encoding bifunctional precorrin-2 dehydrogenase/sirohydrochlorin ferrochelatase — MGHNFFPLFVDLNGKRCIVIGAGNIAYRKIKTLLNYGAKVEVITKDVAEEKILELQDIKISTREFSMEDLKDVFLVVAATNNSDFNRKIYKACNENNILVNNMTSKVDMNARFAAVYESKSVQVAVSSKGYPKKSLEIRDSIKKMLEKN; from the coding sequence ATGGGACACAATTTTTTTCCACTGTTCGTAGATTTGAACGGAAAGAGATGTATTGTTATAGGAGCCGGCAACATAGCCTACAGAAAAATAAAAACCCTATTAAATTACGGGGCAAAGGTAGAGGTAATAACCAAAGATGTGGCTGAAGAGAAGATACTTGAACTTCAAGATATTAAAATATCAACGAGAGAGTTTTCCATGGAAGACCTTAAAGATGTGTTTTTGGTAGTTGCCGCCACCAATAACAGTGACTTCAACAGAAAGATATATAAGGCTTGCAATGAAAATAATATACTTGTAAATAACATGACATCAAAAGTGGATATGAATGCTAGATTTGCAGCAGTATACGAAAGTAAATCGGTACAGGTGGCAGTGTCTTCCAAGGGATATCCAAAAAAATCATTGGAAATAAGAGACAGCATAAAAAAAATGCTGGAAAAAAATTAA